AGCATAGAGTTCGACTTTTCGTCGCGGTTGAAAACGATGAGATTTGGGGTTCTGAGGGATTCAAAGCTCTTCTCCACTGCGCACACGGACGGTGATTTCATCCTCTTCGGCGAAGCTCCGCCGAAAGTGGTGATCTCCGCCGGAGATTTCATCGACCTTTTGGAGGTCGACAGAACAAAGGGCCCCGACGAATAACACGCCGGCCTTGCGGCAATTTTCAGGAGGTGAACAATCATGAGAACACGCTCCATCAAACTGATTTCAACGGCGTTGCTGCTGCTGGCGCTTAGTGCGGCGGGCGCCGGCGCCGCGGAGATAATAATCACCAACGAGATGAGCAACGAGGTCAACATGGCTTTCCTGTACTTCGACAGTTCGTCAGGCCTCTGGACCACGAAGGGGTGGTACGCCGTAGAAGGCGGAGGCGACAGGACCATCGTTTTCAAAGTCATCGACAAGTCCAAGGGGGTCTACTACGCAGCCTTCAGCGGTTCCACCTCCTACGTGGACTCCTCCACCCTGGACAGGGAGAGGGTCAATCGCTGGATCAGCGACGAGAGGTTCGAATTCGATTTTAATTACAAGCCGTCGAACGGCAAGAACCTGAGGATTGCGCCCTTCTACAGGTGCCGTTACTCGGAGGGTGCGGGCGCATTTACCGTAAGGATCGACACGAGGCCTAAGGGATAGGAGAGGACGGAATATGACGCTAAATCTTTTCAGAAGGTATATCATCGCTGTTGCGCTGCTTCTTGCGGTCGCTTGCCATGTCGGGCCGGCCGAGGCCTGGGTTAATGTGACGATCATCAACAACAGGCCGCACAAGCTCTTCGTGGCATTCTGCTGGGCGGGCTTCGACTCGGAGGACGACCGAAGGATCGGATGGTACCCGGTGGAGCCCGGACAGTCCAGGGCCATCAACCTGGGGTCGGCCGTATCGTCGCTGACGATGAACGAGTTCGGCTTCTACGCAATGGGGACGATGAACAACGGCAAGAAGATCTCATGGTCCGGAGATCTAAGGGAGGTTGTAATCGACCCGAAGAACTCCTTCGACGGTCACCCGGACGACCCGATCCGAGGGGGTCAGACAGTGGGTTTCAGGCAGCTGAAACTGAAGAAGGTCGGCGACCGGAACATGGACGCAGTTGCGACACTGACCTTCAATCCTTAGGAGATGCTTGACATGAGCGTGTGGACGGCTGGGTTGCTGTTCCTGGGATTCGTCGCCATAACAGCTCACATGAGGTACAGGGCGTGCGCGCAGGCCGGACCGAGGCTGCTCTGGATAATCTCCTTCTCTCTCCTGGCGGGCGCGACCCTGCTGTACATCGTGACGAGCTTCTACCTCGTCGCTTCGGTGAAGTAAAAAGGCGAAAGCATCCGGGTTTTTCTATGAATCAACTCCGTCGTCCTTGACGGAGAAATTATGACAAAAGCGAGGTATGCAAGTATGAAAACGAGTTTTCTCCGGTTATACACTGTTGTTTTGGTTGCCGCATTCGCACTGGTGGCGTCCACGGCGTCGATGGCCCCGGCCGGCGAGGGCGACGAGGATGTGAAGGGCCTCTGGATAGCGGTTTACGGTCTG
The sequence above is a segment of the Synergistaceae bacterium genome. Coding sequences within it:
- a CDS encoding DUF1036 domain-containing protein, whose amino-acid sequence is MRTRSIKLISTALLLLALSAAGAGAAEIIITNEMSNEVNMAFLYFDSSSGLWTTKGWYAVEGGGDRTIVFKVIDKSKGVYYAAFSGSTSYVDSSTLDRERVNRWISDERFEFDFNYKPSNGKNLRIAPFYRCRYSEGAGAFTVRIDTRPKG
- a CDS encoding DUF1036 domain-containing protein codes for the protein MTLNLFRRYIIAVALLLAVACHVGPAEAWVNVTIINNRPHKLFVAFCWAGFDSEDDRRIGWYPVEPGQSRAINLGSAVSSLTMNEFGFYAMGTMNNGKKISWSGDLREVVIDPKNSFDGHPDDPIRGGQTVGFRQLKLKKVGDRNMDAVATLTFNP